The segment GTCGCGGCGGGCCTCGGAGCCGTACACCTTGACCGCGGAGGCGTCCTGCGGGGTGAGGCTGCCGTCCTCGACGGCTCCGACCATCCGCCAATTGAGGATCTTGAGGGCGTCCAGCTTGATGTGGGTGCGGGCGAGCCGGCCGCGGACCCAGCCGAGGTCGATCACCCGCCGTCCGTCGGTGAGCTTCGTGGCCGCCGCCCAGCGCTGGACGTCGTGCAGGGCGCGGATCGCCATGACGCCATGGGCGGCCAGGGTGACGCGTTCATGGTTGAGCTGGTTGGTGATCAGCCGCCAGCCGCCGTTCTCCGGGCCGACGCGGCGGCTCGCGGGGACCCGTACGTCCTCGTAGAAACTGGCGCTGGTGTCATGGGAGGCCAGAGTGGTGATGGGGGTGCACGAGTACCCGGGGTCCGTGGTCGGGACCAGCAGCATCGTGATGCCCCGGTGCGGGGGCGCCTGCGGATCGGTGCGGACCGCGAGCCATACCCAGTCGGCGGTGTCGCCGTTCGTGGTCCAGATCTTCCGGCCGTTGACGGTGTACGTGCCGGTCTCCTCGTCGCCCTCCCGTACGGCACGGGTCTTCAGCGCGGCCAGATCGGTCCCGGCGTCCGGTTCGCTGTAGCCGATGGCGAAGTCGATCTCACCGGAGAGGATCCTCGGCAGGAAGTACGTCTTCTGTTCGTCGGTCCCGTACCGCATCAGGGTCGGCCCGACGGTGTTGAGCGCCATCAGCGGCAGGGGTACGCCCGCCTGCGCGGCCTCGTCGAAGAAGATGAACTGCGCGAAGGCGCTCAGCCCCCGGCCGCCGTACTCCTCGGGCCAGCCGACGCCGAGCCACCCGTCGGCGCCGAGCCTGCGGATGGTCTGCCGGTAGTACCGCTTCTGCTCGGCGGGGTCCGCGAACCGGGCGCGCGCGCCGCGCGGTACCAGGGTGCGGAAGTACGTACGCAGCTCGTCGCGCAACTGCTGCTGCTCGGGCGTGTGGTCGAGGTGCACGGCCCCTCCAGTGGCTGATACGGCCCGCCGGGCGGCGCCGGGCGCGGCGCATACGGTAGAACGTGTTGCAGTAATGGGGAAGGGGTGCGCGGCTCGGACCGGGCCGGGGATTGACGTCCGGCCTGTGACCGGAAGGATGGCGGCAAGATCCGTACTCCACGGTCCCCGGTCCCCGGGATGGAAGGACACCGCCGTATGGCCCACGACGAGGTGGCCCCCGCGCCCGTACTGCTGCGCACCGAGGGCCGCGCCGCGTACCTCACCCTGAACCGGCCGCGGGCCATCAACGCCCTCACCCATGGCATGGTCCGGGACCTCGCCGCCGCGCTCGACCGCTTCGAGGACGACCCTTCGGTAGCGGTGATCGTCCTGACGGGCGCCGGGGAGCGGGGCCTGTGCGCGGGCGGCGACATCCGCGCGATCCACGCGGACGCGGTCGCGGGCGGCCGGGATTCCTTCGCGTTCTGGCGCGACGAGTACCGGCTGAACGCCCGGATCGCGCGGCTGCGGACGCCGTACGTGGCGGTGATGGACGGCATCGTGATGGGCGGCGGGGTCGGGGTGTCGGCCCATGGCTCGGTTCGGATCGTCACCGAACGGTCGTTGGTGGGGATGCCGGAGACGGGCATCGGCTTCGTCCCCGACGTCGGCGGTACGCATCTACTGGCGCGGGCACCGGGCGAGACGGGCACCCATCTCGCACTGACCGGCCTGCCGGTGGGCGCGGCGGACGCGATCCTGTGCGGGCTCGCGGACCACTGCCTCCCGTCGGACGAGTTGGCGGCGTTCACGGCGGAGCTGGCCGAAGCGGACGTCCAGGATGCCGTACGGCGCTATGCGCGCCCGGCTCCGGAGGGCGAACTCGCGGCGCGGCGGGAGTGGATCGACACCTGTTATGCGGCGGGTTCGGTGGAGGAGATCGTGCACCATCTGCTGACGCACGGCGCGCGGGAGGCGAAGGAGGCGGCGGAGACGATCCTTACCCGGTCGCCGACGTCCTTGAAGGTGACGCTGGCGTCCTTGCGCCGGGCCCGCGCGCTGGGATCCCTGGAGCCGGTGCTGGAACAGGAGTACCGGGTGTCGTGCGCGACGTTCAGGTCCCCGGACTTGGTGGAGGGCATCCGCGCCCAGGTGATCGACAAGGACCGCCGCCCGAGGTGGTCCCCGGCGAGACTGGAGGACGTGGCGGAGGGGGCGGTGGCGGGATTCTTCGGGGTGGGGGGTGGAGGTGGCCTGGGACTGCTGGGGCCGGGTGGGGAGTACGGATCGTCGGGGTGACTCCGGGTCCGCCCCTGCGGGCGCGGGGAGCACCGGATGCGCTGGTCCGGGGACGGGAGGAACATGATCGGCTTCCACGGCCCGCCTCGGGTGGCGGACGCGCGAGCCGTCGAGCGCTGGGACGTCATGGTCCTGTGGTGAGCGGCACTACGGGCCGTCCGGGCGCATGGCGCGGAGCGGTGTGGTCACGACCGGTGGCCTGCCAGGATCAGCGGGTCTACGACTTCTCCCGGCGGCGGAGTTGAATGTCTCGCGGTAAGTGCGTGGCGGTACGCCGACGTGTGCCTTGAACAGGGTCCGGAAGTTGGCGGGCGTGCCCAGGCCACAGCGGCGTGCGACGGCTTCGACCGTCAGGTCGCTCGATTCCAGGAGTTCCCGTGCGAGACCGAGCCTTGCGTCGAGCAGCCAACGCATGGGCGGCCGGCCGGTGTCGGAGTGGAAGCGGCGGATGAGCGTGCGGCGGGACACGCCGGCCTCGCGCGCCAACTGGTCGACGGTGAGCGGCTGGTGCAGATGACGCAGAGCCCACTCGCACACCGGCATCGTTGCGCCGGAGATGTCCGGGCTCACGGGCGGGTCGGCGAACTGGGCCTGACCTCCGGTGCGGTGCGGGGCGGTGACCAGCAGGCGGGCCCGCTGGTTCGCCAGGCGGGCGCCGTAGTCGCGGCGGATGAGATGCAAGGACAGGTCGAGGCCCGCGGCGACTCCGCCTGAGGTCAGCACCTGGCCCTCATCGATGTACAGCTCCTGCGGCTGCACCGTCACCTGCGGGTACTGGCGGGCCAGCGCCGCGGCGTAGCGCCAGTGCGTGGTGGCCCGGCGGCCGTCGAGCAGGCCGGCGGCTGCCAGGGCGAACGCCCCCGAGCAGATGGACACCATCCGGGTGTCGCGGGCCGCCGCCTGTGCGAGCGCGGCGGTGACCGCGGCGGAGGGTGGGTCGGGCTCCAGGTACCCGGGGACGATCACGGTGTCCGCGGATTGAAGGGCGTCCAGCCCGTCGGCGACGGACAACGCCGGGCCGCCGTGCATGGGCACGAGGCCGGGCCGTTCCGTGCACACCGCCATCGAGTACGGCCCGTCCTGCCAGCTTCCGAAGACCTGCAGCGGAATCCCGATGTCGAGGGCGAGGACGTTCTCCAGCACCACCACGACCACGTGGTGACTGCCGCCGGAGGTGTGCACTCCCATGGCACGATTCTAGCCCTGTATGGCACTCGTGCCACTTCCTCCCTCGCGCTGTACGCGCCTACGGTCGTTTCATGGCCATGAGAGGCGCTCTCCTGCCGTCACTGCCGGGCGTGGTGGTTGTGCACAGGTCCGGCGAGGACGCCTCACCGGTGCGGTCTACCGCCTCACCGCCGCCCCGGCCACCTCGACGGACCTCAAGCCGAACGCGCACCGCTACCGACAGGGGCGAATGCCATGACTATCAAGCTGGATGCGGCTCAAACCGCGATCGAGAGAGCTCGCGCCCACGCCGTGGCGATCGGCGTCCCGATGAGCATCGCCGTCGTCGACGGCGGCGGACACCTGGTCGCGTTCGCCCGCATGGACGGGGCGATCCTCGGATCGATCGAGATCGCGCCGGCCAAGGCGAAGACATCGGTCCTGTTCAACGGCCCGAGCGAGAGCCTGTGGGAGTTCTGCAAACCCGGCGGCCCGGCTCCTACGACCGAGTACACCAGGGTCCAGGAGACCGCCTGGACCCGCACCGTGTGAGTCGGCGCCGGCCAACGCGAGCCAGGCCCGCCGCATCGGCACCACCCGGCCGGCACGACGGACCCCCGTAACCGCTCCACAGCCGCAACGCTCACCCTCCGCGGCCCGCCCGGCCGCCGGCCGTCACGCCGCTCCGCCCGGAGCCGCGCACCGCCACGTACCACCGCGCACCGCCGCGCACCGCCGCGCACGAAAGAGAGATGCCGTGACCAACGACGCACTCCTGCCCGTCTTCGAGCGGCTCGGTCTCCCGGACACGGGCCTGTCCCAGGAGGCCTACGCCTACGCGGAGCGGGCGACGCCTGACTTCGTCTTCTTCCACAGCGTCCGCAGCTACGTCTTCGCCCGCGCCCATGCCCGGCACGAGGGTCTGCGCGCGGGTACCGACTACGACGACGAACTGCTGTTCCTCAGCTGCGTCCTGCACGACATCGGGCTGAGCGAGGAGGGCAACGGCGACCAGCGTTTCGAGGTCGACGGTGCCGACACCGCGGCGGCGTTCCTGCGCGAACGCGGTGTCGAGGAACGGCGTATCGTCATCGCCTGGGACGCCATCGCGCTGCACACCTCGGACGGCATCGCCGGGCGCAAGGGCCCAGAGGTGCGGCTGGCGCAGGCGGGCATCGGCACCGACATCCTCGGCATCCGGCGCGAGAGCCTTCCGGCCGGCCTCGCCGACGAGGTGCATGCCTTGCTCCCCCGCATGGACCTGGCCTACGCGCTGAGCGACGCGATCGTCGCCCAGGCCGACTCCAAGCCGCAGAAGGCATCTCCCATGACCTTCCCGGGAGCACTGCTGCGCCACCATCTGCCCCATGGCGCCCAGCCCACGTGGTACGACCTGATTGCCGTGGCGGGCTGGGGCGACCGGCCCGTCGGTGCCGTCGCCCGGCGCCGTGCCCGGACGCCCGAGCAGGTGGGGGCCATGTTCATGGAGTATCTGGAGGCGGGTGACGTCGAGGGTCTGGTGTCGCTGTACGAGCCGTACGCCCACTTCGTCCCCACCTCCGGAACCCATCTGGTGGGCACCGGGGCCATCCGGAAGGCCCTGCAACAGCTGATCGACAGCGGCGTCCGGCTGAAGCTCGAGCTGCGCGAGATCCGGCAGGTGGACAACCTCGCCTTGGTGTCGAACACCGCCACTCTGACGGGTGTCGACCCCGAGCCGGTGATCTCCACGACCACAGAGGTCCTCCGACGCGGGCCGGACGGCGGCTGGGTCCACGTCGTGGACGATCGGTTCTTCGGCTGACCGCCCGCGGGCCGCGCCCTCAGATTCTCGTGCTCGGTCAGAGCACCGCCAACACGCTCACCGGCGAACTCGGCGACCGGCTGACACCCTCACTCGCCCCGAACACCCCGATGGACGGGGTCTGCTACCGACCGGTGACCTGGCCGGACAGCAGGCGCAGCGCGTCCGCCGAGGCGCTGTCGTTGGGTGTGTAGACCTCCAGCCGGTGGTCGGGGCTGTCGGGCTGGAGCCACACCTGGTAGTCGACGCTCACCCCGCCGACGGTCGGGTGTCGCAGCCGCATGGTTCCCACGGTGCAGTCCGCGACGTCGCCCGCGGCCCACAGCGCGGCGAAGTCACGGCTGCGCATGGCGAGTTCCCCGACCAGTTCGGCCAGGAGCGCGTCGGTGGGATGCCGTCCCGCGGTGAGCCGCAGGTAGGCGACATGGATACGGGCCAGCTCAGCCCAGTTCCGATGAAGATCGCGGTTGAGGGGATCGAGGAAGAACATACGAGGCATGGACGGTCGCCGCGCCGGATCCCGGGGCGCGTCGAAGTCGACATGCTCCGCGACGAGGGCGTGTCCGGTGCGATTCCAGGCCAGCACATCGCCGCGGCGGCCGAGCAGAACCGTCGGCGTGCTCTCTCCCAGGGAATCCAGGAGGGCCAGCACTCGTGCGTGCGGATGCTCCGCCGGGGGCCGGACCAGCCGTGATGTGACCGGCCTGCGGGCGAGATTGTGGAGGTGGGCCGTCTCGGTCGGATCAAGCCGGAGTACGCGGGCGAGCGAGTCCAGGACCTGTTGGGAGGCAGTGCCGGCCTGCCCCTGCTCCAACCGGATGTAGTAGCCGACACTCACGCCTGCCAGTTGGGCGAGTTCCTCGCGGCGCAGCCCCGACACCCGGCGGGCGGTGCCGTAGGTACGCAGTCCGACATCAGCGGGTGTGACCCGGTCGCGGCGGGTCCTGAGATACGCGCCGAGGCTCTCCGGTTCCATGACCCCGAGCGTAGGCGAGGCCGTCCGTCTCCGGGTGTCCCTGCCGGGTGTACCCATGACACGGGTCTGGTCGGGGAGTGCCCGGCGCCGCACCGTCGGGGGCATGAACGAACAGCGTGTTTCCCAACCGCCCGGCCTGCGGGCGTGGCTCGGCCTGCTGGCCACGCTCGGCCCGGTACTGCTCGTGGCCATGGACGGCTCGGTCCTCTTCCTCGCGATGCCCCGGGTCACCGACGCCTTGTCGCCGTCGGCCGATCAAGCCCTGTGGATCATGGACATCTATGGATTCGCGGTCGGGTCGCTGCTCGTCGCCTTCGGCAACATCGGTGACCGTTACGGCCGGCTGAAGCTGTTGATGATCGGCGTGGCCGGGTTCGGTGTCGCCTCGGCCGGAGCGGCGTTCGCACCCAACCCGGAACTGCTGATCGCCTTCCGAGCGCTGATGGGTGTGTCGGGGGCCACGCTGCTGCCGTCGGCCCTGGCAGTGCTCAGTGAGCTGTTCACCGACCCTCTTCGACGAGCGCGGGCGATCGGCGTCTTCGCCGCCACCTTCGCCGCCGGGTTCGCGATCGGCCCGTTCGTCGGCGGACAACTGCTGAGCAGGTTCTGGTGGGGATCGGTCTTCCTGATCAATCTCCCCGTTGTCCTGCTGTTCCTGCTGCTGGCTCCGATCCTGCTCCGTGAGGTACGTGCCACCCGGCCCGGGCGCGTCGACACCTTGAGCGTCCTGCTGTCCGCCGCGGGCCTGCTGCTGACCATCTACGCGATCAAACACACCGCCACGGAGGGGCCGGCGGCCGGCACACTGGCCGTCGGGATCGTCGGTGTGGTCGCCCTGGGCCGGTTCGTCCGGCGGCAAGGCCGCCTCGAACACCCGCTGATCGATTTCGTCCTGTTCCGGGACCGGGTGTTCACGGTAGCGATCATCACCGGGCTGCTGCCGCTGGCCGCCTGGTCGGCCGTCGCCTACCTCGCGAGCGGCTATCTCCAGTCCGTCCTCGCCCTGCCGGTTCTGCACACGGCTCTCCTCACGCTCCCCGGCGCCGCTGTACTGACCGCCACCTGCGTCCTCGCGCCGGCCCTGGTCGGGCGTACCGGGAAACGCTCAGCGCTCCTCAGCTGTCACTTCTGTATCGCCGCGGGACTGCTTCTGCTGCTGCCCGCGGGCGTATCCGGCGGGACCGGCTGGTACATCGCGTCCACCGTCGTCGCCGGTATCGGCTACGGCATCTCCTTCAGTGTCGTCGCCGACACCGCCGTCGCCGCGGTTCCCACGGAACGCGCCGGGTCCGCGGCGGCGCTCGCGGAAACCAGTAACGAGATCGGCAACGCCCTCGGCATCGCGCTTCTGGGCTCGCTCGCCACGCTCCTCTTCCGGCTCCAGGGACCGGACCTCGCCGGCACCCTCGACGAGACACTCCGGATCCCCGGCCTCGCCCCCGCGGTGATCAGCGACGCGAAGGCCGCCTTCGTCACCGGGCTGCACGTTGTCGCCGTGATCGCCGCCGTTCTGCACGCCGCGCTGGGCTTCCTCACCCTGCGCTGGATCCCGAAACCCCGCCGCGGAACGGGTCCTCACGCGGTGGCCGCCGAGGAGGAACGCGGCGGCGTCCGGTGAATCCGGTCACGGGTCGGCTTCGGGGATCCACCTCAGTACGAGGAGGACCGGTCGCGCTCGCGATGCCGGAGGTCCTGGTGCGTCATGGACCGTGGGCGGTCCCTCAGCGGCCGGCGGTCGCGAGGAGGCGTCGCAGGGCGGTTTGGGCGGGCGGGCCCCAGGTGGCCTTGCCGCCGGGGCGCCCGTGAACGCCGGCGTCTCCGATGAGGATCCCGGAGAGGGCGCGCATCACCGCCCAGCCGCGGGCCCGGCGCAGGGTCGCGGCGTCCGGGGCGGGCCGGTGAAGAGCCGTCAGAAACGCGGCCAGGCGGTCGGCCGCGTTCGCGCCACGGGTAACGGGCGCACGGTCGGCGGGCTCGCCCTGGACCCAGGTGGTGACGGTCCAGGGCCGCGGAAACCGCTCGGATGGCTCACCGATGCGCTGCGGCACGGGCACCGGCAGAGGGAGGCGCGGGGCGAGGGCGGGCAGCCAGGCGCGTTCCTTGCGCAGCAGTTCGTCCGCGGACTCCGTCGCCCAGGGCAGCCGGACGGCGAGATCGTCCCCGAGCCGCCACAACTGATTGTCCCAACCGCGCGCACCGAGCGCGATGGGCCGGTCGGCCAGGTCGGGATGCTGATCGCGCAGGAGATCCCGGACCAGATCCGCGGTGATCATCATCTGGGTGTGGGTCATGCGGTTCGAGCCTAGCGGAGCGGCGACGCCGCGTGGCGGGGAGTATGTGGTGATGGTGAGCACGGGGCGGCGCTGACGTAGGGACCATCCCCGCGCCTGCGGGGAGCGCTACGTCGACGAGGCGACGCTACTTCCCGAAGCGGGACCATCCCCGCGCCTGCGGGGCACGAACACCGTCCCCCTCAGCCACCGCACCGAGTTCGGACCATCCCCGCACCTGCGGGGAGCACTTGTCCGCCAGGTTGATACGGCGGGCCTGGTCGGGACCATCCCCGCACCGCGGGGTGCATACTCCCTGACCTGGCCCTTCCTCAGCCGCCACGCGCCCTCTGACGCAACCTCACCGACTCCGGCACATCGCAGCACATGCCGCAATCGCCTGACCATCCCGGTCTCCAGAACGTGCCGATCATACAAAGCCTCTCCTCCTCACTCCTCCGGCCCCGGGGCCACCGTCACCACTCCCGTGCTTCCGTCCACCGTGACGACGTCGCCCGTCGTCACGGCCTCCAGTGCGCCGCGTACTCCGACCACCGCGGGGATTCCGTACTCCCTCGCCACCACCGCACCGTGCGAGTTGGCCCCGCCCATCTCCATGACCAGGCCGCCCGCGGTGAGGAAGAGGGGCGTCCAGCCGGGGTCGGTGGAGGGTGCCACCAGGATTTCGCCCGGTTCCAGGCGGGCGCCGGCCGGGTCCGTGACGACACGGGCCGGGGCGGTCGCCGTGCCCGCCGACGCGGGGGTGCCCGTCAGGGCGCCGGGGGCGGCCGGTGCGCGGTGGGGCTCCGGGGCCGTACCGTCCGAGAGCAGGATCCTCGGGACCGGGCGGCGGCGCAGTTCGCGGGCGTAGCTGTCCTTGCGTTCGGTGATCCGCTGCCGGAGGTCTCCGCGTTCCGTGTCCATCTCCTCGAAGTCGAGGAAGAAGACGTCGGCGGGCGCGTCGATCCGGCCCTGTTCATACAGCTGTGCACCGCGTTCGGAGATGCGTTCGCGCACCACGGCGAGCACCCGGACGCCCAGGTACTTCGGGTACTCGCGCAGGCCGGCGAGGAGCCGGGTGCGGCGCAGTGCGAACCGTACGAGCCGGCCCCGTGCCCCGGCCCTGCGGGCGAGGTGTTCGATCGCGGCTTCGGCGTCGGCGCGGGCGCGGGCGAAGACCGCTGCCGGGCGGGCCGCCGGGTCGTCGGTGCGCAGGAGGTTGCTGATAACAGCGATGACCTGGGACGGGTCCTCGGACCAGCGGGGCACACCGATGTCGATCTCGGCGACGGCCCGATGGCCCCAGCGGTCCAGGAATTCGGCGAGGCCGCGCTGCGCGGCCGGGGAGAGCTCGCCGTTCCGATAGGCGCGGGCGAGCTCCGTGGGTCCTTGCCGCGGATCGCGGAACGCCCGG is part of the Streptomyces qinzhouensis genome and harbors:
- a CDS encoding phosphotransferase; the protein is MTHTQMMITADLVRDLLRDQHPDLADRPIALGARGWDNQLWRLGDDLAVRLPWATESADELLRKERAWLPALAPRLPLPVPVPQRIGEPSERFPRPWTVTTWVQGEPADRAPVTRGANAADRLAAFLTALHRPAPDAATLRRARGWAVMRALSGILIGDAGVHGRPGGKATWGPPAQTALRRLLATAGR
- a CDS encoding acyl-CoA dehydrogenase family protein, whose protein sequence is MHLDHTPEQQQLRDELRTYFRTLVPRGARARFADPAEQKRYYRQTIRRLGADGWLGVGWPEEYGGRGLSAFAQFIFFDEAAQAGVPLPLMALNTVGPTLMRYGTDEQKTYFLPRILSGEIDFAIGYSEPDAGTDLAALKTRAVREGDEETGTYTVNGRKIWTTNGDTADWVWLAVRTDPQAPPHRGITMLLVPTTDPGYSCTPITTLASHDTSASFYEDVRVPASRRVGPENGGWRLITNQLNHERVTLAAHGVMAIRALHDVQRWAAATKLTDGRRVIDLGWVRGRLARTHIKLDALKILNWRMVGAVEDGSLTPQDASAVKVYGSEARRDAYAWLMEVVAAAGPLKDGSAGAVLQGDLERGYRAAVIFTFGGGNNEIQREIISWLGLGMPRVRR
- a CDS encoding MFS transporter, whose translation is MNEQRVSQPPGLRAWLGLLATLGPVLLVAMDGSVLFLAMPRVTDALSPSADQALWIMDIYGFAVGSLLVAFGNIGDRYGRLKLLMIGVAGFGVASAGAAFAPNPELLIAFRALMGVSGATLLPSALAVLSELFTDPLRRARAIGVFAATFAAGFAIGPFVGGQLLSRFWWGSVFLINLPVVLLFLLLAPILLREVRATRPGRVDTLSVLLSAAGLLLTIYAIKHTATEGPAAGTLAVGIVGVVALGRFVRRQGRLEHPLIDFVLFRDRVFTVAIITGLLPLAAWSAVAYLASGYLQSVLALPVLHTALLTLPGAAVLTATCVLAPALVGRTGKRSALLSCHFCIAAGLLLLLPAGVSGGTGWYIASTVVAGIGYGISFSVVADTAVAAVPTERAGSAAALAETSNEIGNALGIALLGSLATLLFRLQGPDLAGTLDETLRIPGLAPAVISDAKAAFVTGLHVVAVIAAVLHAALGFLTLRWIPKPRRGTGPHAVAAEEERGGVR
- a CDS encoding enoyl-CoA hydratase/isomerase family protein, encoding MAHDEVAPAPVLLRTEGRAAYLTLNRPRAINALTHGMVRDLAAALDRFEDDPSVAVIVLTGAGERGLCAGGDIRAIHADAVAGGRDSFAFWRDEYRLNARIARLRTPYVAVMDGIVMGGGVGVSAHGSVRIVTERSLVGMPETGIGFVPDVGGTHLLARAPGETGTHLALTGLPVGAADAILCGLADHCLPSDELAAFTAELAEADVQDAVRRYARPAPEGELAARREWIDTCYAAGSVEEIVHHLLTHGAREAKEAAETILTRSPTSLKVTLASLRRARALGSLEPVLEQEYRVSCATFRSPDLVEGIRAQVIDKDRRPRWSPARLEDVAEGAVAGFFGVGGGGGLGLLGPGGEYGSSG
- a CDS encoding GlcG/HbpS family heme-binding protein, coding for MTIKLDAAQTAIERARAHAVAIGVPMSIAVVDGGGHLVAFARMDGAILGSIEIAPAKAKTSVLFNGPSESLWEFCKPGGPAPTTEYTRVQETAWTRTV
- a CDS encoding nuclear transport factor 2 family protein, which translates into the protein MTNDALLPVFERLGLPDTGLSQEAYAYAERATPDFVFFHSVRSYVFARAHARHEGLRAGTDYDDELLFLSCVLHDIGLSEEGNGDQRFEVDGADTAAAFLRERGVEERRIVIAWDAIALHTSDGIAGRKGPEVRLAQAGIGTDILGIRRESLPAGLADEVHALLPRMDLAYALSDAIVAQADSKPQKASPMTFPGALLRHHLPHGAQPTWYDLIAVAGWGDRPVGAVARRRARTPEQVGAMFMEYLEAGDVEGLVSLYEPYAHFVPTSGTHLVGTGAIRKALQQLIDSGVRLKLELREIRQVDNLALVSNTATLTGVDPEPVISTTTEVLRRGPDGGWVHVVDDRFFG
- a CDS encoding helix-turn-helix transcriptional regulator, whose translation is MEPESLGAYLRTRRDRVTPADVGLRTYGTARRVSGLRREELAQLAGVSVGYYIRLEQGQAGTASQQVLDSLARVLRLDPTETAHLHNLARRPVTSRLVRPPAEHPHARVLALLDSLGESTPTVLLGRRGDVLAWNRTGHALVAEHVDFDAPRDPARRPSMPRMFFLDPLNRDLHRNWAELARIHVAYLRLTAGRHPTDALLAELVGELAMRSRDFAALWAAGDVADCTVGTMRLRHPTVGGVSVDYQVWLQPDSPDHRLEVYTPNDSASADALRLLSGQVTGR
- a CDS encoding GlxA family transcriptional regulator, encoding MGVHTSGGSHHVVVVVLENVLALDIGIPLQVFGSWQDGPYSMAVCTERPGLVPMHGGPALSVADGLDALQSADTVIVPGYLEPDPPSAAVTAALAQAAARDTRMVSICSGAFALAAAGLLDGRRATTHWRYAAALARQYPQVTVQPQELYIDEGQVLTSGGVAAGLDLSLHLIRRDYGARLANQRARLLVTAPHRTGGQAQFADPPVSPDISGATMPVCEWALRHLHQPLTVDQLAREAGVSRRTLIRRFHSDTGRPPMRWLLDARLGLARELLESSDLTVEAVARRCGLGTPANFRTLFKAHVGVPPRTYRETFNSAAGRSRRPADPGRPPVVTTPLRAMRPDGP